TTTAATCCTCAATTCTCCCTCCAGCAACTGGGCGCGCTCCTGCATGTTCAGCAGCCCATAGTGCTCGCCCCGCGCCTCCACGGCCTGGAGATCGAATCCCTTGCCGTCATCCTTGACCACGGCAACCACCCGCTCTGAAAGGAGCTCCAGCTTCACGACAACCCTGCTCGCCTCGGCATGCTTGATAACATTGTTAAGGGCCTCCTGGATGATCCTGAAAATGGCAACCTCGTAGGTCCGGCCGAGCCGCCTTTCCCGTCCGAAAAAGAGAAATTCGATGGGGAGGCCGTGCCGCTCCTCAAGTTCCCCCAGCAAGCGGCGCAGCCCTCCCACCAGGCCCAAATCATCCAGGGCCATCGGCCGGAGGTCGAAAATGATTTTGCGGATATCCTGAAGGCTGCTTCTCACCATTTCTTTGAGCCGGGCGAGTTCGCTCTTCACCCGGGCCGGGTCCCGGGTCAGAAGCTGTTCGCAGTACTCCGTTCTCAGTACTATATTCGCCAGAGCCTGCGCCGGCCCGTCGTGAATTTCCCGCGCCACCCGCCGCCGCTCCTCCTCCTGGGCCTGGACAATCCGCAGCCCGATCTGCTGCTGCCGCTGCAGACCTTCGAGCTTCAGGTTGATCTCCTGCAGCGTCCCCTGGAGAAACTGGAGCACGACCCCGATCTGGGTCACCAGGGTCTCGGCCTTCTCCACGGTGCGGGTGAGGCGCTTCAGGCTCCGCTCCAGCTCATCCCGGCGCCTGCGCAAGTTCTTCTCCTTTTCCTGGAGCAAAAAGAGCTGAATTTGCACCTCTTTTGCATTGTCGTACGCTTCTCTGATTGCCTCTTCACTGTGCTTGTGGAAATCGCGGCTGACCTCCATCAGCCGGACGCGGGCCTGTTTTTCTAAAAAGGTATAGCGGTCGACTTCCTGAATGGTTTCCAGCGTCTCCTGCTTGATGGCCATAAGCTCCTTTTTAACCCGCTCCACTTCGCTCCGGGCAGTCTCGGCAATATCGAAGATGGCTTCCTTCCCTTTGTCAACGGCCTCGATGGTCTCTTTGACAACCCGGTCCAGCGCCTCCAGTTCCATCCTGCAAGCCCCCTGCCGTTTCACCGGGCAAAAATAAAGAATGGCTTAACTGCGCAATTCGACATAAAAAGGAAACTTCCTGCCAGAAGCGGAAAGAAAAAACAGGCTAAAGTCCCAGGACCCCGCGCGCACTTTCCTGAAGGCCCCGGAGCTTCTCCGGATCGGGAGCTTCAGCATAAATCCGGAACAGAGGTTCTGTTCCTGAAGGGCGTACCAGAACCCAGCTTCCATCCTCAAGAAGAACTTTAACGCCGTCCCTGGTATTTCGTTCCACGACCCGCTGCCCGTTAAGCCGCTCCGGATGCCAGTCCTGCATCCGCTCCAGAAGCTCTTCTTTCCGGGCGGGGTCACACTTCAGGTCAAGCCGGGCGCTCACCAGGCGCCCGTATTTCGCCTGGATTTCCTCCCGGTACTCCCGCAGAGATTTCCCCCTTGCGGCAACCATCTCGAGAATCAAAGCAAGGGCAAGGATTCCGTCCTTTTCCGGGATGTGCCCCTGGACGCTCAGGCCCCCGCTTTCCTCGCCTCCTAAAATGCTGCGGTGCTGGAGGAGAGACTGCCCGATGTACTTAAACCCGACGGGTGTTTCCACAACGGGAAGGCCGAAGGAATCGGCGATCCGGTCCAGCATGTGGGTTGTCGCCACGGTCCGGGCGACCGCCCCGCGCCAGCGCCGGTGCTCGAGAAGATAGTGCAGCAGCATATATAAAATCTCGTTCGGAGTCACGTAGCTCCCATCCCGGTCGACGACTCCAAACCGGTCGGCGTCGCCGTCCAGCGCAAGGCCCAAATCGGCCCCCTCCCTGAGAACTGCCTGCTTGAGTTCGGCCAGGGCGGCGGCTGTGGGTTCGGGGAGAGAACCCCCGCACAAAACATCCCGGTAGTTGTGAATGACCTGCAGGCTCTTACAGGCCCCCCCCAAAAGCTCCTCCACGTAGCCGATCCCTGCTCCCCACATCGGATCGATCACCACCTTCAGGTTCCCCCGGCAAAGGGCCCCGTAGTCGAGCAGCCGCCGGAGGTGGGCCAGATACCCCGGCTTCGCATCGTAGTCCCTGATGAGCCCCCTTTCCCGGGCCGCCGCGAGGGGAAGGGCCGGAATCATCCCGCCGTCCTTCAAAAGCCGGATGTTCCTTTCAATCGCCTCTGTGATTTCGGGGACCGCAGGGCCCGCGTACTCCGGAATAAATTTAATCCCGTTGTATTCTGGAGGGTTGTGGCTGGCGGTGATCATCATGGCGCCGCCCGCCTGCAGCGCCTTGATCGCGTAGGCGGCAACCGGGGTGGGGGTTGCCTCAACGGTGAG
The window above is part of the Bacillota bacterium genome. Proteins encoded here:
- a CDS encoding sensor histidine kinase gives rise to the protein MELEALDRVVKETIEAVDKGKEAIFDIAETARSEVERVKKELMAIKQETLETIQEVDRYTFLEKQARVRLMEVSRDFHKHSEEAIREAYDNAKEVQIQLFLLQEKEKNLRRRRDELERSLKRLTRTVEKAETLVTQIGVVLQFLQGTLQEINLKLEGLQRQQQIGLRIVQAQEEERRRVAREIHDGPAQALANIVLRTEYCEQLLTRDPARVKSELARLKEMVRSSLQDIRKIIFDLRPMALDDLGLVGGLRRLLGELEERHGLPIEFLFFGRERRLGRTYEVAIFRIIQEALNNVIKHAEASRVVVKLELLSERVVAVVKDDGKGFDLQAVEARGEHYGLLNMQERAQLLEGELRIKSASGQGTEIIVTIPIEEGEETVGGNQDTHC
- a CDS encoding phosphoglucomutase/phosphomannomutase family protein; this encodes MMGEIRFGTDGWRAVIAEDFTFTNVRLVARAIARYVKEAGLEERGIVIGYDNRFLSERFAAAAAEVLAGSGVPCWLTVEATPTPVAAYAIKALQAGGAMMITASHNPPEYNGIKFIPEYAGPAVPEITEAIERNIRLLKDGGMIPALPLAAARERGLIRDYDAKPGYLAHLRRLLDYGALCRGNLKVVIDPMWGAGIGYVEELLGGACKSLQVIHNYRDVLCGGSLPEPTAAALAELKQAVLREGADLGLALDGDADRFGVVDRDGSYVTPNEILYMLLHYLLEHRRWRGAVARTVATTHMLDRIADSFGLPVVETPVGFKYIGQSLLQHRSILGGEESGGLSVQGHIPEKDGILALALILEMVAARGKSLREYREEIQAKYGRLVSARLDLKCDPARKEELLERMQDWHPERLNGQRVVERNTRDGVKVLLEDGSWVLVRPSGTEPLFRIYAEAPDPEKLRGLQESARGVLGL